Part of the Limisphaerales bacterium genome, ACACCTATGACGTGGACGCCGATGGCGACAATGATGTCATCACCTCACTCGCCGCCCACGGCTATGGCCTTGCGTGGATTGAGCAGACCGCTCCCAACCAGTGGAAACAAAACACCATCATCAACGCCAAGCCCGAGGAAAGCCCTTACGGCGTCAAGTTCAGCCAGCTTCATGCCATTGATCTAGCTGACATCGACGGCGATGGCTTGCTCGACATCATCACCGGCAAACGCTTCTGGGCGCATGGCCCCAAGGGAGATCAGGAACCCAGCGCTCCAGCCGTGCTGTACTGGTTTCAACTCACGCGCAAGGGCAAGACCGTCGAGTACATCCCGCATCAGATCGATGACAATTCCGGCGTCGGCACCCAAGTCGCCGCCGGCGATGTGAACGGCGATGGCACGCTCGACATCGTGGTCGGCAACAAAAAAGGCGCCTTCGTTCATCTGCACACGGTCAAGAAGGTCAGCAAAAAGCAGTGGCAAGCGGCGCAGCCCAAGCGGATTCATTGAGAAGTAATCAATGAAACCCACCTTCATAGCTTTGTTGGCTTTGTGTCTGCCTTTGACGGGTGCAGACAAGAAGAAACCCGGCACCGTCCTTTGGGAATTCAAAACGGGAAGTTCTGTGCTCTCCTCACCCGCCATCGGCTCTGATGGCACGGTTTTCGTCGGGTCATTTGACGACAAGCTCTATGCCATCAATGGCAAGAGTGGGGTCAAGCTATGGGAAATTGAAACGGGAAATGCTGTGTTCTCCTCCCCCGCCATCGGCTCTGATGGCACGGTTTACGTGGGGTCAGATGACAAAAAGCTCTATGCCATCAATGGCAAGACTGGGGATAAGCTATGGGAATTTGTAACGGGAGGTCAGGTATTTTCCTCCCCCGCCATCGGTTCTGATGGCACGGTGTACGTTGGGTCAAGGGACAACAGTCTCTATGCCATCAATGGCAAGACTGGGGATAAGCTATGGGAATTTGTAACGGGAGGTCAGGTGTTCTCCTCCCCCGCCATCGGTTCTGATGGTACGGTGTACGTTGGGTCAGATGACAACAAGCTCTATGCCATCAAGACCGACTCCAAAGGCCTAGCCAAAAGCCCGTGGCCCATGCGTGGGCAGAATGCGCGGCATACGGGGCGTGCACCCAAGAAATAATTTAAAATGAAAAAACAAATCCTCTTTGCCCTCGTAGCACTACTGCTCGCCCTGCCATCATCGCAGGCCGCCAAGCCCAATTTCATCGTCGTTTTCTGTGATGATCTTGGCTACGGCGATATTGGGCCATTCGGCTCCACGAAACACGCCACGCCGGTATTGGACAAGATGGCCAAGGAAGGCATGAAGCTAACCGACTTCTATTCCACCTGCCCAGTCTGCACGCCTTCGCGTTCCAGCCTCATGACCGGCTGTTATCCGCGCCGCGTGAATATGCACGTGGATGAAAAAAACCTGTGCGTGCTTTTTCCCGCCGCCCGCAAGGGCCTCAACCCCAGCGAGATCACCGTGGCCGAGGTGCTCAAAAAAGAAGGCTACACAACCATGTGCATCGGCAAATGGCACCTGGGCGATCACCCCGATTTCATGCCCACCAGCCAGGGCTTCGATCATTACTTTGGCATCCCCTACAGCAACGACATGAACCGCAAGCAGGTACCGTTGCCCTTGGTGCGCGATCTTGAGGTAATTGAGGATAGCGTACAGCGCGATACCACCATCACCACGCAGTACACCGCTGAGGCGGTAAAATTCATCAAGGCCAACAGCAAAAAGCCATTCTTTCTTTACCTGCCACACACCGCCGTGCATCTGCCGCTGGTGCCTGGCGAGAAATTCAAGGGCACCAGCAAGGACGGCCCCTACGGCGACTGGGTGCAGGAGATCGATTGGTCCATGGGCGAACTTTTCAAGGCGCTGAAAGCCGAAGGCATCGATGAAAATACTTTTGTTCTCTTTACCAGCGACAACGGTTCCTTCCGCGAGAAGCAAGGCAGCAACCTCCCTCTGCGTGGACGCAAGGGCCGTACTGATGAAGGCGGCATGCGTGTTCCCTGCGTCGTGCGTTGGCCGGGCAAAATCCCCGCCGGCACCAGCAGTGGCGCGCTCACCAGTACGCTGGACATCCTGCCCACCCTCGCCGCAATCGCCGGCGGCAAAACACCCACCGACCGTATTATCGACGGCAAAAATATTTGGCCCATTCTCAGCGGCAAATCACAAGCCCACCCGCGTGAGGCTTATTACTATTACCAAATGGATCAGTTGCAGGCCGTGCGCTCCGGCGTCTGGAAACTTTTCATGGCGATGGATTCCAAGAAACGAAACTGGGGCAAGCCCGAAGGCAAAAAGGAGTTAAAACTTTTCAACCTCGCCAAGGACATTCACGAAG contains:
- a CDS encoding PQQ-like beta-propeller repeat protein; the encoded protein is MKPTFIALLALCLPLTGADKKKPGTVLWEFKTGSSVLSSPAIGSDGTVFVGSFDDKLYAINGKSGVKLWEIETGNAVFSSPAIGSDGTVYVGSDDKKLYAINGKTGDKLWEFVTGGQVFSSPAIGSDGTVYVGSRDNSLYAINGKTGDKLWEFVTGGQVFSSPAIGSDGTVYVGSDDNKLYAIKTDSKGLAKSPWPMRGQNARHTGRAPKK
- a CDS encoding sulfatase, with product MKKQILFALVALLLALPSSQAAKPNFIVVFCDDLGYGDIGPFGSTKHATPVLDKMAKEGMKLTDFYSTCPVCTPSRSSLMTGCYPRRVNMHVDEKNLCVLFPAARKGLNPSEITVAEVLKKEGYTTMCIGKWHLGDHPDFMPTSQGFDHYFGIPYSNDMNRKQVPLPLVRDLEVIEDSVQRDTTITTQYTAEAVKFIKANSKKPFFLYLPHTAVHLPLVPGEKFKGTSKDGPYGDWVQEIDWSMGELFKALKAEGIDENTFVLFTSDNGSFREKQGSNLPLRGRKGRTDEGGMRVPCVVRWPGKIPAGTSSGALTSTLDILPTLAAIAGGKTPTDRIIDGKNIWPILSGKSQAHPREAYYYYQMDQLQAVRSGVWKLFMAMDSKKRNWGKPEGKKELKLFNLAKDIHEDRNVAAENPKVVKQLLAYAEAARKDLGDTNRPGKGQREAGWVDKASPRLLKQ